Proteins found in one Candidatus Neomarinimicrobiota bacterium genomic segment:
- the scpA gene encoding methylmalonyl-CoA mutase: protein MRKPDFTKIPFDVDTPRMTREEWEKAFEKETGMTVREAVWETMEKIPVKPLYDGKDTEACEHLDYLSGIPPFLRGPYSTMYVGRPWTVRQYAGFSTAEESNAFYRRNLAAGQKGLSVAFDLATHRGYDSDHPRVVGDVGKAGVAIDSVEDMKILFDGIPLDKMSVSMTMNGAVLPVMAFYIVAAEEQGVTPEELSGTIQNDILKEYMVRNTYIYPPEVSMRIIADIFKYTSEKMPKFNSISVSGYHMQEAGATADLEMAYTLADGLEYVRTGIRAGLDIDAFAPRISFFWAEGMNYFMEIAKLRAARLIWAKLIKQFNPKNPKSMSLRTHSQTSGWSLTEQDPYNNVARTCIEAMAAALGHTQSLHTNALDEAIALPTDFSARIARNTQLYLQDETWITKVIDPWAGSYFVESLTHELLQKGWDHILEVEEYGGMTRAIEAGIPKMRIEEAAARRQARIDSGRETIVGLNKYPPEEKDPIEILEVDNTAVRLSQIRRLRDIRSKRDDKAVGKALKAITACTESGEGNLLDLCVDAAKARATLGEISSAIEKVCGRYQAVTRTISGVYSSEYAGDEENLVQKVRGMTDDFEKQEGRRPRILIAKMGQDGHDRGAKVVATAYADMGFDVDMGPLFQTPEETARQAVENDVHVVGMSSLAAGHKTLLPQLVDALKKLGREDIIVIVGGVIPSQDYDFLYQHGASAIFGPGTRIPEAGFRLMEEINERFGHE, encoded by the coding sequence ATGCGTAAACCGGATTTTACAAAAATTCCCTTTGATGTTGACACTCCCCGGATGACCCGTGAAGAATGGGAAAAAGCCTTTGAAAAAGAGACGGGTATGACAGTCCGTGAGGCCGTATGGGAAACCATGGAAAAAATTCCCGTCAAACCCCTTTACGACGGGAAGGATACGGAAGCCTGTGAACATCTGGATTACCTTTCAGGGATTCCTCCCTTTTTAAGGGGCCCCTATTCCACCATGTATGTGGGACGTCCCTGGACTGTCCGGCAGTATGCCGGCTTTTCCACGGCGGAAGAGAGCAATGCCTTTTATCGCCGGAATCTGGCGGCGGGGCAAAAGGGACTTTCCGTGGCCTTTGATCTGGCAACCCACCGGGGATATGATTCGGATCATCCCCGAGTGGTGGGGGATGTGGGAAAGGCAGGCGTGGCCATCGATTCGGTGGAGGATATGAAAATCCTTTTTGACGGAATTCCCCTGGATAAAATGTCCGTCTCCATGACCATGAACGGGGCGGTTCTGCCGGTCATGGCCTTTTACATTGTTGCGGCGGAAGAACAGGGTGTCACACCGGAAGAGTTGAGCGGAACCATCCAGAATGATATCCTCAAAGAGTATATGGTCCGCAATACCTATATCTATCCGCCTGAAGTTTCCATGCGGATCATTGCCGATATTTTCAAATACACGTCGGAAAAGATGCCCAAATTCAACAGCATCAGTGTTTCGGGCTATCACATGCAGGAAGCAGGAGCCACAGCGGATCTTGAAATGGCCTATACGCTGGCTGACGGTTTGGAATATGTTCGGACCGGGATTCGTGCGGGACTGGATATCGATGCATTTGCCCCCCGGATTTCTTTTTTCTGGGCGGAAGGCATGAATTATTTCATGGAAATTGCCAAACTCCGGGCAGCCCGGTTGATCTGGGCCAAACTTATCAAACAGTTCAACCCCAAAAATCCCAAATCCATGTCCCTGCGGACCCATTCCCAGACCTCCGGCTGGAGTTTGACAGAACAGGATCCCTACAACAATGTAGCCCGAACCTGCATCGAGGCCATGGCTGCGGCTTTGGGGCACACCCAGTCCCTGCATACCAATGCCCTGGATGAAGCTATTGCCCTGCCGACGGATTTCTCCGCCCGGATTGCCCGGAACACTCAGCTTTATTTGCAGGATGAAACCTGGATTACAAAGGTAATCGATCCCTGGGCCGGTTCCTATTTTGTGGAGTCTCTGACCCATGAACTCCTGCAGAAAGGTTGGGATCATATTCTGGAAGTGGAAGAATATGGCGGCATGACCAGAGCCATTGAGGCCGGAATTCCCAAGATGCGCATTGAAGAAGCGGCCGCCCGGCGCCAGGCCCGGATTGATTCAGGACGGGAAACCATTGTGGGGTTGAATAAATATCCTCCTGAAGAAAAGGATCCCATTGAGATTCTCGAGGTGGATAATACGGCAGTCCGTCTCTCCCAAATCCGCAGACTCCGGGATATTCGGTCCAAACGGGATGATAAGGCTGTGGGAAAAGCCCTGAAAGCCATTACCGCCTGTACGGAATCCGGCGAAGGCAACCTGCTGGATTTGTGTGTTGATGCGGCAAAAGCCAGGGCAACATTGGGGGAAATTTCATCAGCAATTGAAAAAGTATGTGGAAGGTATCAGGCTGTGACCAGGACAATTTCAGGTGTGTATAGCAGTGAATATGCCGGAGACGAGGAGAATCTGGTTCAAAAGGTCCGTGGCATGACTGACGATTTTGAAAAACAGGAAGGACGCCGACCCCGGATTTTAATAGCAAAGATGGGGCAGGATGGTCATGACAGGGGGGCTAAAGTTGTGGCGACTGCCTATGCCGATATGGGGTTTGATGTGGATATGGGACCCCTTTTTCAAACACCGGAGGAAACAGCACGTCAGGCGGTGGAAAATGATGTCCACGTAGTGGGCATGAGTTCACTGGCGGCGGGACACAAAACACTGCTTCCTCAGCTTGTTGACGCCTTAAAAAAACTGGGACGCGAAGATATTATCGTCATTGTCGGCGGGGTGATTCCGTCCCAGGATTACGATTTTCTCTATCAGCACGGAGCTTCGGCCATTTTTGGTCCCGGAACCCGCATTCCGGAAGCGGGCTTTAGGCTCATGGAAGAAATAAATGAACGATTTGGACACGAATGA